Proteins from one Gibbsiella quercinecans genomic window:
- a CDS encoding LVIVD repeat-containing protein — protein MAKPPLPQPEYSRNMRLIGHSDQGGKPDGVQVMVHRGYAYIGHMVSQGFSIVDVRDAKNPRPAGFIPAPPGTWNIHLQAHDDLLLVVNARDLFADTRFADEKVYYTKAISETVSGNNAGRGWSAGMRVFDISTPDKPREIGFLALDGIGVHRIWYVGGRWAYVSALIDGYSDYIFLTVDLADPRNPQVAGRWWLPGMHSAGGETPDWPEGKRYALHHAIISGDTAYASWRDGGLTLLDVKDRSQPQLIAHRNWSPPFGGGTHTALPLPDRDLLVVLDEAVLDNQEDGEKLIWLFDIREPSNPVSIATFPQPDERDYVSKGAHFGPHNLHENRPGSFISSSLIFATYQNAGVRAYDISNPYQPKETGALVPANPQAMMDKRPGRPRVIQSCDVFVDAQGIIYSTDYNAGLSIIEYQG, from the coding sequence ATGGCGAAACCGCCTCTTCCACAGCCTGAATATAGCCGCAATATGCGCCTGATCGGCCACAGCGATCAGGGCGGCAAGCCAGACGGGGTGCAGGTGATGGTGCACCGTGGCTATGCCTATATCGGGCACATGGTTTCACAGGGCTTTTCCATCGTCGACGTGCGCGATGCCAAAAATCCCCGCCCGGCCGGCTTTATCCCTGCCCCGCCGGGCACCTGGAATATCCATTTGCAGGCCCATGACGATCTGCTGCTGGTGGTCAACGCGCGCGATCTGTTCGCCGATACCCGCTTTGCCGACGAAAAAGTGTATTACACCAAGGCAATCAGCGAGACGGTTTCAGGCAATAACGCGGGGCGCGGCTGGAGCGCCGGTATGCGGGTTTTTGATATCTCCACGCCGGATAAACCGCGGGAAATCGGCTTTCTGGCGCTGGACGGCATCGGTGTGCACCGCATCTGGTACGTTGGCGGGCGCTGGGCATATGTCTCGGCGCTGATCGACGGTTATAGCGACTACATCTTCCTGACGGTCGATCTGGCCGATCCGCGCAACCCGCAGGTCGCCGGGCGCTGGTGGCTGCCGGGCATGCACAGTGCCGGCGGCGAAACGCCAGACTGGCCGGAAGGCAAACGCTACGCCCTGCACCATGCCATCATCAGCGGCGACACCGCCTATGCCAGTTGGCGTGACGGCGGCCTGACTTTACTGGATGTGAAAGATCGCAGCCAGCCACAGCTGATCGCCCACCGCAACTGGAGCCCGCCGTTCGGCGGCGGCACCCACACCGCGCTGCCGCTACCGGACCGAGATCTGCTGGTGGTGCTGGATGAAGCGGTGCTGGATAACCAGGAGGACGGCGAAAAGTTGATCTGGCTGTTTGATATCCGTGAGCCAAGCAACCCGGTGAGCATCGCCACCTTCCCGCAGCCGGACGAACGGGACTATGTCAGCAAGGGCGCCCACTTCGGGCCGCACAACCTGCATGAAAACCGCCCGGGCAGCTTTATCAGCTCGTCGCTGATTTTCGCCACCTACCAAAACGCCGGTGTGCGCGCCTACGACATCAGTAACCCTTATCAGCCGAAGGAAACCGGCGCGCTGGTGCCCGCCAACCCGCAGGCCATGATGGATAAGCGGCCGGGGCGCCCACGGGTGATCCAATCCTGCGATGTGTTCGTTGATGCGCAAGGCATCATCTACAGCACCGACTATAACGCCGGGCTGTCGATCATCGAATATCAGGGATAG
- a CDS encoding carbon-nitrogen hydrolase family protein encodes MSQSTIAALQIGSSPLGKAATLENILSYEQQIKAHNLSLVVMPEALLGGYPKGEVFGTYLGYRQPEGREAYARYFANAVEVPGAETDELAALSQRTGAHLVVGVIERAASTLYCTALFFSPQDGLVGKHRKLMPTGTERLIWGQGDGSTLTVADTPAGRIGAAICWENHMPLLRMAMYAKGVQVWCAPTVDERDIWQASMRHIAHEGRLFVISACQVQPSPRELGIDVPHWDADRPLIRGNSIIVGPLGEVLAGPMQDESGLLIANIDLDELARARYDLDVVGHYSRPDVFSLTVDEREKNTVAFTPGKP; translated from the coding sequence ATGTCGCAATCCACTATCGCTGCGCTGCAGATAGGCAGCTCGCCGCTTGGCAAAGCTGCCACGTTAGAAAATATTCTGTCTTATGAGCAACAGATCAAAGCGCATAACCTTAGCCTGGTGGTGATGCCTGAAGCCCTGCTGGGCGGCTACCCTAAGGGCGAAGTATTCGGCACCTATCTGGGCTATCGCCAGCCCGAAGGGCGCGAGGCCTATGCGCGCTATTTCGCCAACGCCGTGGAGGTGCCGGGGGCGGAAACCGATGAACTGGCGGCGCTGTCCCAACGTACCGGCGCGCACCTGGTGGTGGGGGTGATTGAGCGCGCGGCCAGCACGCTGTACTGCACCGCGCTGTTCTTTTCGCCGCAAGACGGCCTGGTTGGCAAACACCGGAAGCTGATGCCGACCGGCACCGAGCGGCTGATTTGGGGGCAGGGGGATGGCTCCACGCTCACGGTAGCGGACACGCCGGCCGGGCGGATCGGCGCGGCCATCTGCTGGGAGAACCATATGCCGCTGCTGCGCATGGCGATGTATGCCAAGGGCGTGCAGGTATGGTGCGCACCAACCGTTGACGAACGCGATATCTGGCAGGCATCAATGCGCCACATCGCTCATGAAGGGCGGCTGTTTGTGATCAGCGCCTGCCAGGTGCAGCCTTCCCCGCGCGAGCTGGGTATCGACGTGCCCCATTGGGATGCCGATCGCCCGTTGATCCGTGGCAACAGCATCATCGTTGGCCCGCTCGGCGAAGTGCTTGCCGGGCCGATGCAAGACGAAAGCGGCTTGTTGATCGCGAATATCGATTTGGATGAGCTGGCGCGCGCGCGTTACGATCTGGACGTGGTTGGGCACTATTCACGCCCGGATGTGTTTTCGCTGACGGTCGATGAGCGTGAAAAAAACACCGTCGCGTTTACGCCTGGTAAGCCGTAG
- a CDS encoding IclR family transcriptional regulator: MKKQQNIQVISRAIGILRVLGHEGISLGEVARLTGLPRSTVQRIVDTLATDNLVEAGECGVRLGWGINELAKRNYSSVAARLRYPLEILFELTRETVDIATHHGHEVIFLDRIICDQAVRVVPLHDRPRPLYAMANGKAMLSMMADEEIKGLLHAGMAPMTEHTIVSPQKLLRQISEVRETGFAFDLEEHAEGVCGVSITLPIPQQPPHALSVMLPSYRFKTRLAVMQDALKQVRQECVKIFSA; this comes from the coding sequence ATGAAGAAGCAGCAAAACATTCAGGTTATTTCACGGGCGATCGGCATCCTGCGGGTTCTTGGCCACGAAGGGATCAGCCTGGGTGAAGTTGCGCGCTTGACTGGGCTGCCGCGTTCAACGGTGCAGCGCATCGTCGATACGCTGGCGACGGATAACCTGGTTGAGGCGGGTGAATGCGGCGTCCGGCTCGGGTGGGGCATTAACGAACTGGCGAAAAGAAACTACTCCAGCGTGGCCGCCCGGCTGCGCTATCCGTTGGAAATATTGTTCGAGCTCACCCGCGAAACCGTGGATATCGCCACCCATCATGGCCATGAAGTGATTTTTTTGGATCGCATTATTTGCGATCAGGCGGTGCGCGTCGTGCCGTTGCACGACAGGCCGCGCCCGCTGTACGCCATGGCAAACGGCAAGGCCATGTTATCAATGATGGCCGATGAAGAGATTAAAGGGCTGCTGCACGCCGGAATGGCGCCAATGACCGAGCACACCATCGTCAGCCCGCAAAAACTGCTACGCCAGATTAGCGAGGTACGGGAAACCGGCTTTGCGTTTGATCTCGAAGAACACGCCGAGGGCGTGTGTGGCGTGAGCATCACACTGCCCATCCCGCAACAGCCGCCGCACGCCCTTTCTGTGATGCTGCCGTCATACCGTTTTAAAACCCGGCTGGCGGTCATGCAGGATGCATTGAAACAGGTGCGGCAGGAGTGCGTGAAGATTTTTTCTGCCTAG
- a CDS encoding winged helix-turn-helix domain-containing protein: protein MERVLAGYYIGRDIRFELEHRKLSSITFKGQEYILRDTMMRLFVYLLKNANGKIVCNEDILFHVWDQHGLKSSSQRLWQVMQQLKIKLIALGAPHDFIMRVEGFNGKGYTLKSELIRPYYFICEKTNKE, encoded by the coding sequence ATGGAAAGAGTGTTAGCCGGTTATTATATAGGCCGTGATATTCGTTTTGAGTTAGAACATCGTAAATTATCTTCAATTACATTTAAAGGGCAGGAATACATACTGCGTGACACCATGATGCGCCTTTTTGTTTATCTTTTGAAAAATGCTAATGGAAAGATTGTGTGCAACGAGGATATTTTATTCCATGTTTGGGATCAGCATGGTTTGAAATCATCGAGCCAACGTTTATGGCAAGTCATGCAGCAGCTAAAAATAAAACTGATAGCATTAGGCGCTCCTCATGATTTCATTATGCGGGTGGAAGGGTTTAATGGAAAAGGGTACACATTAAAGAGTGAGCTTATCAGACCATATTATTTCATCTGTGAAAAAACAAACAAAGAATAA
- a CDS encoding sugar ABC transporter substrate-binding protein: MKLFKTSLLALSLFSLTPCFAAPATAPVPAAIANHQGQIRIAVVRNLGSDDNTTQFLAGAIQEGRKLGFKVSTFLTNGDDAKFQDFVNQAISQKYDGIILSQGRDPYATALIKRIRESGIAVSVYDTAVQGDIPGVTVTQQDDASLSELSFGQLVKDFNGKANIIKLWVAGFPPMERRQAQYQKMLKEQPGIHELESIGAVSSDVQGDTANKIGAILAKYPKGKIDAIWGTWDPFSLGAYKALQENGRTEIKLYSIDISNQVLALMHAKDSAWKISVAVDPKLIGAMNLRLIANKIAGEPTPPVYEFKAVAIPQALVQSHPEATNVASLAKIIPGWGQSADFVAPWFATLEAQQPKK; this comes from the coding sequence ATGAAGCTGTTCAAAACCTCGTTGCTGGCGCTTAGCCTGTTCTCGCTCACCCCGTGTTTCGCCGCCCCGGCAACCGCCCCGGTGCCGGCTGCGATCGCCAACCACCAGGGCCAGATTCGCATTGCGGTGGTTCGCAACCTCGGCTCTGACGACAACACCACACAGTTTCTTGCCGGCGCCATCCAGGAAGGCCGCAAACTGGGCTTTAAGGTCAGTACCTTTCTCACTAACGGCGACGATGCCAAATTCCAGGACTTCGTCAACCAGGCCATCAGCCAGAAATACGACGGCATCATTCTCTCCCAGGGGCGCGATCCCTACGCCACGGCACTGATCAAACGCATTCGCGAAAGCGGGATCGCGGTGTCGGTCTACGATACTGCGGTTCAAGGCGACATCCCCGGCGTCACCGTCACCCAACAGGACGACGCTTCGCTGAGCGAACTGTCTTTTGGCCAGTTGGTGAAAGACTTTAACGGCAAGGCCAACATCATCAAGCTGTGGGTCGCCGGCTTCCCGCCAATGGAGCGGCGCCAGGCGCAGTACCAAAAGATGCTGAAAGAACAGCCGGGGATCCACGAACTTGAATCGATCGGCGCGGTGTCTTCCGATGTGCAGGGCGATACGGCCAACAAGATCGGCGCGATCCTGGCGAAATACCCGAAAGGCAAGATCGACGCGATCTGGGGCACCTGGGATCCGTTCAGCCTGGGCGCGTATAAAGCCCTGCAGGAAAACGGCCGCACGGAGATCAAGCTCTACAGTATCGATATCTCCAACCAGGTGTTAGCATTGATGCACGCCAAAGACAGCGCCTGGAAGATCAGCGTGGCGGTGGATCCTAAGCTTATCGGCGCGATGAACCTGCGCCTGATCGCCAACAAGATTGCCGGTGAACCAACCCCGCCGGTGTATGAGTTTAAAGCCGTCGCGATCCCACAGGCGCTGGTGCAAAGCCATCCGGAAGCCACCAACGTTGCTTCGCTGGCGAAAATTATCCCAGGTTGGGGCCAGTCTGCCGATTTTGTTGCGCCCTGGTTCGCTACCCTTGAAGCACAACAGCCGAAAAAATAA
- the ygjG gene encoding putrescine aminotransferase, which translates to MSRQPNHLNPLECSQQALKWIMSDTLSAEDVAALNKETLDAFRDYVNPGFLEYRKSVTTGGSYGAVEWRANSPNTLLDTQGNEYLDCLGGYGIFSVGHRNPTVLAAVEKQLSKQPLHSQELLDPLRAMLAKTLAAITPGKLKYSFFGNSGTESVEAALKLAKAYQSPRGKFSFIATHGAFHGKSLGALSATAKPAFRKPFMPLLPGFHHVPFGDIEAMKKKVKQCHKNGEGIAAVILEPIQGEGGVILPPEQYLPAVRALCDEIGALLILDEVQTGMGRTGKMFACEHYGVQPDILCLAKALGGGVMPIGATVATEEVFSVLFENPFLHTTTFGGNPLACAAALATVNVLLRDQLPEKAAENGTFLLNGLKKLAANYPELIVEARGMGLLQAIEFQENEIGYAFASELFRQRILVAGTLNNAKSVRIEPPLTITREQCGHVLLTVEQVLAKLQAQREKGVEEASASVTEEML; encoded by the coding sequence TTGTCCAGACAGCCTAACCATCTCAACCCGCTAGAGTGTTCTCAGCAGGCATTAAAATGGATTATGAGTGATACCCTGTCTGCGGAAGATGTTGCAGCGTTAAATAAAGAAACGCTCGATGCTTTTCGCGACTATGTTAACCCTGGGTTTTTAGAGTACAGAAAATCCGTCACGACCGGCGGCAGTTACGGCGCCGTAGAGTGGCGAGCCAACAGCCCGAACACGCTGTTGGATACGCAAGGCAACGAATATCTTGATTGCCTGGGTGGTTATGGCATTTTTAGCGTTGGTCACCGTAACCCTACGGTGCTGGCAGCGGTTGAAAAGCAGTTAAGCAAACAACCCTTGCACAGCCAGGAGCTGCTGGATCCGCTGCGCGCCATGTTGGCTAAAACGTTGGCAGCCATTACACCCGGCAAGCTGAAATACAGTTTCTTTGGTAATAGCGGTACGGAATCGGTTGAAGCCGCACTGAAATTAGCCAAAGCATATCAATCCCCTCGCGGCAAATTCAGTTTTATCGCCACGCACGGCGCATTCCACGGCAAGTCTTTGGGTGCGCTTTCCGCCACCGCCAAACCGGCATTTCGTAAGCCTTTTATGCCATTGCTGCCCGGTTTCCACCATGTGCCATTTGGTGATATCGAAGCAATGAAGAAAAAGGTTAAGCAGTGCCATAAAAATGGTGAAGGCATCGCTGCGGTTATCCTGGAACCTATTCAGGGTGAAGGCGGGGTGATCCTGCCGCCAGAGCAGTATCTGCCGGCAGTGCGCGCCCTGTGTGACGAAATCGGCGCGTTGCTGATTCTGGATGAAGTACAAACCGGCATGGGGCGTACGGGTAAAATGTTTGCCTGCGAGCATTATGGGGTTCAGCCGGATATTCTTTGTCTTGCAAAAGCGTTGGGCGGTGGTGTGATGCCTATTGGCGCCACGGTGGCGACGGAAGAAGTGTTCTCTGTCTTATTTGAAAACCCCTTCCTGCATACCACGACCTTTGGCGGTAACCCGCTGGCCTGTGCAGCGGCGTTAGCGACGGTGAACGTTCTGTTACGCGATCAATTGCCCGAAAAGGCCGCCGAAAACGGTACCTTCTTGCTCAATGGCCTGAAGAAACTGGCGGCCAATTATCCTGAGCTGATCGTAGAGGCCCGCGGCATGGGGCTGTTGCAGGCGATCGAGTTCCAGGAAAATGAAATCGGTTATGCCTTTGCCAGCGAGCTGTTCCGCCAGCGGATATTGGTGGCCGGCACGCTGAACAATGCGAAATCGGTGCGCATCGAGCCGCCGCTGACCATTACCCGTGAGCAATGCGGCCACGTATTGTTGACGGTGGAACAAGTGTTGGCCAAGCTACAGGCGCAACGAGAAAAGGGCGTTGAAGAGGCATCGGCTTCCGTTACCGAGGAGATGCTGTAA
- a CDS encoding LysR family transcriptional regulator gives MNEINFSSADLNLLKVFEALYEEGGAGRAAIRLGLTQSAVSAALGRLRQLYGDHLFVRTGRGLKPTAKAQELRPLIADALDKCRQSLVLAAPNSANAVGRTLALGLSDDYEIALGGALIAALPHSAPGLRLILRQTHSLLAGEMLMARDIDLSLTAGGAAMRTLGRQVLGTGGYACVLDRRHPAAASTLGLDDYLRYAHILVSSGGFVGIVDETLAAMGRQRKIRASTTHFAALPHLLAGSDCLATLPWHAAQQLAENCGLRCIACPLALPPYSVELGWRAESVRDPAVQQLKALVIAAAGQRLGLAPPQSAL, from the coding sequence ATGAACGAAATTAATTTCAGCAGTGCCGATCTCAACCTGCTTAAAGTGTTTGAAGCGCTGTACGAAGAAGGCGGCGCCGGGCGAGCGGCCATCCGCCTTGGTCTGACGCAGTCCGCCGTCAGCGCAGCGTTGGGCCGGCTGCGCCAGTTATATGGCGATCATCTGTTTGTGCGCACCGGCCGCGGGCTGAAGCCCACAGCTAAAGCGCAGGAGCTGCGGCCGCTCATCGCCGACGCGCTGGACAAATGCCGGCAAAGCCTGGTATTGGCCGCCCCCAACAGCGCTAACGCGGTGGGGCGCACGCTGGCGCTGGGGCTTTCCGATGATTATGAGATTGCGTTAGGCGGCGCGCTTATCGCAGCCCTGCCGCACAGCGCGCCGGGGCTGCGCCTGATTCTGCGGCAAACCCACAGCCTGCTGGCGGGAGAGATGCTGATGGCACGGGATATCGATCTTAGCCTGACCGCCGGCGGCGCGGCAATGCGCACACTGGGCCGCCAGGTGCTGGGCACCGGTGGCTACGCCTGTGTGCTCGACAGGCGCCATCCTGCCGCCGCCAGCACGCTCGGCCTGGATGACTACCTGCGCTACGCGCACATTTTGGTGTCTTCCGGCGGTTTCGTCGGCATCGTTGATGAAACGCTGGCCGCCATGGGCCGCCAGCGCAAAATCAGGGCATCGACCACCCACTTTGCGGCGCTGCCGCACCTGTTGGCGGGCAGCGACTGCCTGGCGACCTTACCCTGGCACGCAGCGCAGCAGTTGGCGGAAAACTGCGGGCTGCGCTGCATTGCCTGCCCGTTGGCGCTGCCGCCCTATTCCGTCGAGCTGGGCTGGCGCGCCGAAAGCGTACGCGATCCGGCGGTGCAGCAGTTAAAAGCATTGGTGATCGCGGCCGCCGGGCAACGGCTGGGCCTGGCCCCGCCGCAAAGCGCGCTTTAA
- a CDS encoding NAD-dependent succinate-semialdehyde dehydrogenase, which translates to MAYATTNPYTGELIKTFPEATDAEVSAAIDNAHQAFLSWRETPFAARSAVMQKAADILRQRSEEFARLLTLEMGKLVVEARAEVELSAQIFEYYARNAEKLLEPEELPVANPEEATAKVVHEPLGILLAIEPWNFPYYQIARIIAPQLSAGNTILLKHASNVPQSAAIFEQLMKEAGLPAGAFKNLYATRSQIETILNDPRVHGVALTGSEGAGAVIAQQAAKALKKSTLELGGADAFVVLDDADLDKTVKWAVFGRHWNGGQVCVSSKRMIIVDSLYDEFVKRYSAAVAELRAGDPLDEQTTLAPLSSQGAADEVKEKIELAVSHGAHAVEVGEAVPSKGAFVQPTILTNVTPENPAYHMEFFGPVSMLFRAADEDDAVRIANDSPFGLGGSVFSGDPQHGAAVAARISTGMVYVNHPTRVKADLPFGGIRRSGYGRELIGLGIKEFVNHKLISIVDIDAEF; encoded by the coding sequence ATGGCATATGCAACAACAAATCCCTACACCGGTGAATTGATCAAAACCTTCCCGGAAGCGACCGATGCTGAAGTTTCTGCGGCTATCGACAACGCCCATCAGGCTTTCCTTTCTTGGCGTGAAACGCCGTTTGCCGCGCGCAGTGCGGTGATGCAGAAAGCCGCTGATATCCTGCGCCAGCGTTCCGAAGAGTTTGCCCGCCTGTTAACGCTGGAAATGGGGAAATTGGTCGTCGAAGCGCGCGCCGAGGTGGAGCTTTCCGCGCAGATTTTCGAATACTACGCCCGCAATGCTGAAAAGCTGCTGGAGCCGGAAGAACTGCCGGTTGCCAACCCTGAAGAAGCAACAGCAAAAGTGGTGCATGAGCCTTTGGGCATTCTGTTGGCCATCGAACCCTGGAACTTCCCGTACTACCAGATTGCCCGCATCATTGCGCCGCAGCTGTCTGCCGGCAACACCATCCTGCTGAAGCATGCGTCAAACGTGCCGCAAAGTGCAGCCATCTTTGAGCAACTGATGAAAGAAGCCGGCCTGCCGGCTGGCGCATTCAAAAACCTGTATGCGACCCGTAGCCAGATCGAAACCATTCTGAACGATCCGCGCGTGCACGGCGTTGCGCTGACCGGTTCCGAAGGCGCCGGTGCGGTTATCGCACAGCAGGCGGCCAAGGCGCTGAAAAAATCCACGCTGGAACTGGGCGGCGCGGATGCATTCGTGGTGCTGGACGATGCCGATCTGGATAAAACCGTGAAGTGGGCGGTATTCGGCCGCCACTGGAACGGCGGCCAGGTTTGCGTCTCTTCCAAACGCATGATCATCGTCGACAGCCTGTATGACGAATTCGTCAAGCGTTACAGCGCAGCGGTAGCCGAACTGCGTGCCGGCGATCCGCTCGATGAGCAAACCACGTTGGCGCCGCTGTCTTCACAGGGTGCTGCCGACGAAGTGAAAGAAAAAATTGAGCTGGCCGTCAGCCACGGCGCGCATGCGGTGGAAGTGGGTGAAGCCGTGCCGTCAAAAGGCGCCTTTGTTCAGCCGACCATTCTGACCAACGTTACGCCTGAAAACCCGGCTTACCATATGGAGTTCTTTGGCCCGGTATCCATGCTGTTCCGCGCGGCCGACGAAGACGATGCGGTACGCATTGCCAACGATTCTCCGTTTGGCCTGGGCGGCTCCGTGTTCAGCGGCGATCCGCAGCATGGCGCAGCGGTGGCGGCGCGCATCTCCACCGGTATGGTGTACGTTAACCACCCAACCCGCGTGAAGGCCGATTTGCCGTTTGGCGGTATTCGCCGTTCCGGCTACGGCCGTGAACTGATCGGCCTGGGCATCAAAGAGTTTGTTAACCACAAGCTGATTTCCATTGTGGATATTGACGCCGAGTTCTAA
- a CDS encoding winged helix-turn-helix domain-containing protein: MTNKFIINDNVIFIPNENRILSKDNHRKKIVLTTPASRCLQLLLEKQALVSQKELYEFAWGMKSQEVTPNNLYQNISILRKAFNAVSEDGKNLIITVPRKGFYFDKTAKIEKTTPHEKKSIKTRLNTRKIKKISKRSVSLAVLLTALIGTTLIPHRAIPSKAYSAHYKLVESVDGCHIYIHTEKSQGAIIPPEFKGRYCAADPHAINSSSWW, encoded by the coding sequence ATGACTAATAAATTTATTATCAATGACAATGTCATATTCATACCTAACGAAAACAGAATTTTAAGTAAGGATAACCACAGAAAAAAAATAGTACTAACAACCCCAGCAAGCCGTTGCCTGCAGTTGTTGCTGGAAAAACAAGCACTGGTCTCACAGAAGGAGCTCTATGAGTTTGCATGGGGAATGAAAAGCCAGGAGGTTACCCCTAATAATCTATATCAAAATATATCCATACTTAGAAAAGCCTTTAATGCTGTATCTGAAGACGGAAAAAACCTGATTATTACAGTCCCCAGAAAGGGGTTTTATTTCGACAAAACGGCAAAAATAGAAAAAACAACTCCACATGAGAAAAAATCAATAAAAACAAGGTTAAATACAAGAAAGATCAAGAAGATCAGTAAGCGATCCGTCAGTTTAGCCGTTTTACTGACGGCACTAATAGGCACAACGCTCATCCCCCATCGAGCAATACCCAGTAAGGCTTACTCGGCACATTACAAATTGGTAGAAAGCGTTGACGGTTGCCACATTTATATTCACACAGAAAAAAGCCAGGGCGCTATTATCCCCCCGGAGTTCAAAGGGCGATACTGCGCGGCTGATCCTCATGCTATCAATAGCTCATCCTGGTGGTAA
- a CDS encoding oxidoreductase, which yields MSDTDIRVVAGPANYFAFPGAIDRLSQFYSPQQLQNALWIYGERALAAAKPFLPAAFDAPEACRVLFNSHCSETTVQDIVRQAGNARQVVIGVGGGAALDTAKVVARRLGLPVVAIPTIAATCAAWTPLSVWYNDQGQALRYEIFDDANHLVLVEPEIILRAPKAYLLAGIGDTLAKWYEAVVLSPQPAQLPLSVQLGINTALTIRDVLLDESEAALQAQDDGQLNKAFLNVLEAIIAGGGLVGGLGDRYTRIAAAHSVHNGLTALPQTDVFLHGTKVAYGILVQSALLGQHDVVNQLIALYRRLDLPVSLAALNVDIHDEAQIQRLIARTLQTGESIHFLPVPLNDGTLRAALSYVESLAA from the coding sequence ATGAGTGATACCGACATTCGCGTGGTTGCCGGCCCGGCAAACTATTTTGCTTTCCCCGGCGCCATTGACCGCCTGTCGCAGTTTTATTCACCGCAACAATTGCAAAACGCGCTGTGGATTTATGGCGAGCGTGCGCTGGCGGCGGCCAAACCCTTTTTGCCGGCGGCGTTCGATGCGCCGGAGGCCTGCCGGGTGCTGTTCAACAGCCACTGCAGCGAAACCACGGTACAAGACATCGTGCGCCAGGCCGGGAATGCACGCCAGGTAGTGATCGGCGTGGGCGGCGGTGCGGCGCTGGATACCGCCAAAGTGGTTGCGCGCCGGCTGGGGCTGCCGGTGGTGGCTATTCCGACCATCGCCGCCACCTGCGCTGCCTGGACGCCGCTTTCGGTGTGGTACAACGATCAGGGCCAGGCGCTGCGCTACGAGATTTTCGACGACGCCAACCACCTGGTCCTGGTGGAGCCTGAAATTATTCTGCGCGCGCCGAAAGCGTATTTGCTGGCCGGGATCGGCGACACGCTGGCGAAATGGTATGAAGCCGTGGTGCTCAGCCCGCAGCCGGCCCAATTGCCGCTCAGTGTGCAACTGGGCATCAATACCGCCCTGACCATCCGCGACGTGCTGCTTGATGAAAGTGAGGCAGCGCTACAGGCGCAGGACGACGGGCAATTGAACAAAGCCTTTCTCAACGTGCTGGAGGCGATTATCGCCGGCGGCGGGTTGGTGGGCGGCCTTGGCGATCGCTATACGCGCATCGCGGCCGCGCACTCGGTGCACAATGGTCTGACGGCATTGCCGCAAACCGATGTCTTCCTGCATGGCACCAAAGTGGCCTATGGCATTCTGGTGCAGAGCGCGTTGCTGGGGCAACATGATGTGGTCAATCAGCTGATTGCGTTGTACCGCCGGTTGGATTTGCCGGTCAGCCTGGCGGCGTTGAACGTCGATATCCATGATGAAGCCCAGATCCAGCGGCTGATCGCCCGCACGTTGCAGACCGGTGAGTCTATTCATTTCCTGCCGGTGCCGCTTAACGACGGCACGTTGCGCGCAGCGTTAAGCTACGTGGAATCGCTGGCGGCTTAA
- a CDS encoding response regulator transcription factor: MDNTINLYVLSEDFYFIFGLSHIIDTNKYKLYAQHVSNGCLSYHPVSGRNNIVIIDVVTPEKLHELIEQIPRGVRVVFMSNMSFLPDSTYGFISKKVSVKTLLATLERYVNWNEIIKYPLTSRELAVISELAKGYAPHTISRRLNISVKTISTHKTNALKKLGIVDKMNGLSMFYCNDIIYKLNVLICSRYYWNSDYCHGA, from the coding sequence ATGGATAATACTATTAATCTGTATGTTTTATCAGAGGACTTTTATTTTATCTTTGGCCTCTCGCATATTATTGATACCAACAAATATAAATTATATGCGCAACATGTCAGTAACGGATGCCTGTCGTACCATCCTGTATCTGGCCGTAACAATATCGTTATTATAGATGTGGTTACCCCTGAAAAATTGCATGAGTTAATAGAGCAAATACCTCGAGGTGTGAGGGTTGTATTTATGTCTAATATGAGTTTTCTGCCTGATTCTACGTACGGTTTTATCTCAAAAAAGGTGTCTGTTAAAACGTTGCTGGCGACGCTGGAAAGATACGTGAATTGGAATGAAATAATAAAATATCCACTCACATCCAGGGAGTTAGCGGTGATCAGCGAATTGGCCAAGGGGTATGCGCCGCACACGATTTCCCGCCGGTTAAATATTTCGGTAAAAACGATTTCGACGCATAAAACCAATGCGTTAAAGAAACTGGGAATTGTGGATAAAATGAATGGGTTATCCATGTTTTATTGCAATGATATTATTTACAAGCTCAATGTATTGATTTGCTCCAGATACTATTGGAACAGTGATTATTGTCATGGTGCTTAG